The following proteins come from a genomic window of Miscanthus floridulus cultivar M001 chromosome 2, ASM1932011v1, whole genome shotgun sequence:
- the LOC136538588 gene encoding pentatricopeptide repeat-containing protein At2g42920, chloroplastic-like isoform X2, which translates to MAMAPLNGCPPPTSTTGRPPLLPSSASISAFIASDPALTLLHMRCASMAHLRQLHAALVKSGLAEDPIAASRAVAFCAGPGRDVSYAERLVRHHPRPNSFMWNTVIRALSDGARPDAAVALFFDAVACNSAIVALARAGRVGEARAVFDGMPERTVATWSAMVSAYARAARCGEALALFSAMQAGGVEPNANVLVSVLGCCASLGALDQGAWVHAYIDRHGVAMNALVVTALVDMYCKCGSVDDARQVFDAARSQGSAKLSSWNSMMQGLAVHGQWREAIALFSELRSYGLSPDNVTFIAVLTAYGHAGMPDEARAAFASMATEHSVEPGIEHYGCLVDALARAGRLREAEDAIRSMPMAPDAAVWGALLSGCRLHGDADLGARAAREAVRCDPRDSGAYVLAASVLARGGDPGRGAGVRGRMREAGVGKVPGCSMIEVNGVVHEFVS; encoded by the exons ATGGCAATGGCACCACTGAACGGTTGCCCACCGCCCACCTCAACCACCGGTcgtcctcctctcctcccctcctccgCCTCCATTTCCGCCTTCATCGCCTCCGACCCTGCCCTCACGCTCCTCCACATGCGATGCGCCTCCATGGCGCACCTGCGCCAGCTCCACGCGGCGCTCGTCAAGTCCGGCCTCGCCGAGGACCCCATCGCCGCCAGCCGCGCCGTCGCATTCTGCGCGGGCCCCGGGCGCGACGTATCCTACGCGGAGCGCCTCGTGAGGCACCacccgaggcccaactccttcATGTGGAACACCGTGATCAGGGCGCTGTCCGACGGGGCCCGGCCGGACGCCGCCGTGGCGCTGTTC TTCGACGCGGTGGCGTGCAACAGCGCGATCGTGGCGCTCGCGAGGGCCGGCCGCGTCGGCGAGGCGCGCGCCGTGTTCGACGGCATGCCGGAGCGGACCGTCGCGACGTGGAGCGCCATGGTGAGCGCGTACGCGCGCGCCGCGAGGTGCGGCGAGGCCCTGGCGCTGTTCTCGGCGATGCAGGCTGGCGGCGTGGAGCCGAACGCCAACGTGCTCGTCAGCGTGCTGGGCTGCTGCGCCAGCCTCGGCGCGCTGGACCAGGGCGCGTGGGTGCACGCGTACATAGACCGCCACGGCGTCGCCATGAACGCGCTCGTCGTCACCGCCTTGGTGGACATGTACTGCAAGTGCGGCTCCGTAGACGATGCCCGCCAGGTGTTCGACGCCGCAAGGTCGCAAGGGTCGGCCAAGCTATCGTCATGGAACTCCATGATGCAGGGGCTGGCGGTGCACGGGCAGTGGCGAGAAGCGATCGCCTTGTTCTCCGAGCTGAGATCCTACGGGCTGAGCCCCGACAACGTCACCTTCATCGCGGTCCTGACGGCCTACGGCCACGCCGGCATGCCCGACGAGGCTCGGGCCGCGTTCGCGTCCATGGCCACTGAACACAGCGTGGAGCCCGGGATCGAGCACTACGGCTGCCTTGTGGACGCCCTCGCCCGCGCCGGGCGGCTCCGGGAGGCCGAGGACGCGATCCGGTCGATGCCGATGGCGCCGGACGCGGCCGTCTGGGGCGCGCTGCTCTCCGGGTGCCGGCTGCACGGCGACGCCGATCTGGGTGCGCGCGCGGCGCGCGAGGCCGTGCGGTGCGACCCGCGCGACAGCGGTGCGTACGTGCTCGCGGCCAGCGTGCTGGCACGTGGCGGGGACCCCGGCCGCGGCGCCGGCGTGAGGGGCCGGATGAGGGAGGCCGGCGTCGGCAAGGTTCCCGGGTGTAGCATGATCGAGGTGAACGGCGTCGTGCACGAGTTTGTGAGCTAG
- the LOC136538588 gene encoding pentatricopeptide repeat-containing protein At2g42920, chloroplastic-like isoform X1, which translates to MAMAPLNGCPPPTSTTGRPPLLPSSASISAFIASDPALTLLHMRCASMAHLRQLHAALVKSGLAEDPIAASRAVAFCAGPGRDVSYAERLVRHHPRPNSFMWNTVIRALSDGARPDAAVALFVDMLGSPTRPERRTFPSLLAAYSRLGRAGDGAALHGMTLKLGLAGDAYVRNSTIAMYASCGRADEALALFGQCPEFDAVACNSAIVALARAGRVGEARAVFDGMPERTVATWSAMVSAYARAARCGEALALFSAMQAGGVEPNANVLVSVLGCCASLGALDQGAWVHAYIDRHGVAMNALVVTALVDMYCKCGSVDDARQVFDAARSQGSAKLSSWNSMMQGLAVHGQWREAIALFSELRSYGLSPDNVTFIAVLTAYGHAGMPDEARAAFASMATEHSVEPGIEHYGCLVDALARAGRLREAEDAIRSMPMAPDAAVWGALLSGCRLHGDADLGARAAREAVRCDPRDSGAYVLAASVLARGGDPGRGAGVRGRMREAGVGKVPGCSMIEVNGVVHEFVS; encoded by the coding sequence ATGGCAATGGCACCACTGAACGGTTGCCCACCGCCCACCTCAACCACCGGTcgtcctcctctcctcccctcctccgCCTCCATTTCCGCCTTCATCGCCTCCGACCCTGCCCTCACGCTCCTCCACATGCGATGCGCCTCCATGGCGCACCTGCGCCAGCTCCACGCGGCGCTCGTCAAGTCCGGCCTCGCCGAGGACCCCATCGCCGCCAGCCGCGCCGTCGCATTCTGCGCGGGCCCCGGGCGCGACGTATCCTACGCGGAGCGCCTCGTGAGGCACCacccgaggcccaactccttcATGTGGAACACCGTGATCAGGGCGCTGTCCGACGGGGCCCGGCCGGACGCCGCCGTGGCGCTGTTCGTCGACATGCTCGGCTCGCCCACGCGGCCCGAGCGGCGCACTTTCCCGTCTCTCCTCGCGGCGTACTCGCGCCTGGGGCGCGCCGGCGACGGCGCGGCGCTCCACGGGATGACGCTCAAGCTCGGGCTCGCCGGAGACGCGTACGTGCGCAACTCCACGATCGCCATGTACGCGTCGTGCGGGCGCGCGGACGAGGCGCTGGCGCTGTTCGGGCAGTGCCCAGAGTTCGACGCGGTGGCGTGCAACAGCGCGATCGTGGCGCTCGCGAGGGCCGGCCGCGTCGGCGAGGCGCGCGCCGTGTTCGACGGCATGCCGGAGCGGACCGTCGCGACGTGGAGCGCCATGGTGAGCGCGTACGCGCGCGCCGCGAGGTGCGGCGAGGCCCTGGCGCTGTTCTCGGCGATGCAGGCTGGCGGCGTGGAGCCGAACGCCAACGTGCTCGTCAGCGTGCTGGGCTGCTGCGCCAGCCTCGGCGCGCTGGACCAGGGCGCGTGGGTGCACGCGTACATAGACCGCCACGGCGTCGCCATGAACGCGCTCGTCGTCACCGCCTTGGTGGACATGTACTGCAAGTGCGGCTCCGTAGACGATGCCCGCCAGGTGTTCGACGCCGCAAGGTCGCAAGGGTCGGCCAAGCTATCGTCATGGAACTCCATGATGCAGGGGCTGGCGGTGCACGGGCAGTGGCGAGAAGCGATCGCCTTGTTCTCCGAGCTGAGATCCTACGGGCTGAGCCCCGACAACGTCACCTTCATCGCGGTCCTGACGGCCTACGGCCACGCCGGCATGCCCGACGAGGCTCGGGCCGCGTTCGCGTCCATGGCCACTGAACACAGCGTGGAGCCCGGGATCGAGCACTACGGCTGCCTTGTGGACGCCCTCGCCCGCGCCGGGCGGCTCCGGGAGGCCGAGGACGCGATCCGGTCGATGCCGATGGCGCCGGACGCGGCCGTCTGGGGCGCGCTGCTCTCCGGGTGCCGGCTGCACGGCGACGCCGATCTGGGTGCGCGCGCGGCGCGCGAGGCCGTGCGGTGCGACCCGCGCGACAGCGGTGCGTACGTGCTCGCGGCCAGCGTGCTGGCACGTGGCGGGGACCCCGGCCGCGGCGCCGGCGTGAGGGGCCGGATGAGGGAGGCCGGCGTCGGCAAGGTTCCCGGGTGTAGCATGATCGAGGTGAACGGCGTCGTGCACGAGTTTGTGAGCTAG
- the LOC136538587 gene encoding guanine nucleotide-binding protein subunit gamma 1 isoform X1 gives MQVGGGSGGGGDSADLRGRHRIQAELKKLEQEARFLEEELEELEKADKVSSALQEYVSPAEEMFLTAMERKADPLLPVSTGPVNQSWDRWFEGPQDLRRCKCWFL, from the exons ATGCAggtcggcggcggcagtggcggcggAGGGGACTCGGCGGACTTGCGGGGCCGCCACCGGATCCAGGCCGAGCTCAAGAAGCTCGAGCAGGAGGCGCGCTTCCTCGAG GAGGAACTTGAAGAGCTTGAGAAAGCAGATAAGGTATCATCTGCATTGCAAGAGTACGTGTCACCTGCAGAAGAAAT GTTTCTAACAGCAATGGAAAGGAAAGCTGACCCTCTACTTCCTGT ATCTACTGGACCTGTGAATCAGTCCTGGGATAGGTGGTTTGAAGGTCCACAAGATCTGCGCAGATGCAAATGCTGGTTTTTGTGA
- the LOC136538587 gene encoding guanine nucleotide-binding protein subunit gamma 1 isoform X2 produces MQVGGGSGGGGDSADLRGRHRIQAELKKLEQEARFLEEELEELEKADKVSSALQEFLTAMERKADPLLPVSTGPVNQSWDRWFEGPQDLRRCKCWFL; encoded by the exons ATGCAggtcggcggcggcagtggcggcggAGGGGACTCGGCGGACTTGCGGGGCCGCCACCGGATCCAGGCCGAGCTCAAGAAGCTCGAGCAGGAGGCGCGCTTCCTCGAG GAGGAACTTGAAGAGCTTGAGAAAGCAGATAAGGTATCATCTGCATTGCAAGA GTTTCTAACAGCAATGGAAAGGAAAGCTGACCCTCTACTTCCTGT ATCTACTGGACCTGTGAATCAGTCCTGGGATAGGTGGTTTGAAGGTCCACAAGATCTGCGCAGATGCAAATGCTGGTTTTTGTGA